In Novosphingobium kaempferiae, the DNA window CGCGGTTGGCGGGGATCAGGTCCAGCAGCTTGAGCGCGGCGGGAACGTAGTGGACTTCGTCGAAATAGTAGCGCGTCGGCGTGCCGAGCCGCCACAGCACGAGCGCCTCGAACGCCGCGACGATGAGCAGGCACCAGCCGAGCGGGTCGCGATTCTGACGAGTGAGAGGCATTGGATGCGCGGATAAAAGGCTCGGCGGCTTTCGGCAAGCGGGGTTGCGCTTTACGGCTCCTTGCGCTCGGCCCCGCGCGCCCGTAGAGGCTTGCGCCATGAAACGCACCACCGGACAGGACCGCAGCCAGACCCGCAACTGGCGTCCCGCAACCCGCGCGATCCGCGGAGGCACCTGGCGCTCGGAAATGGGCGAGACCAGCGAGGCGCTGTTCCTGACCTCGGGCTACAGCTACGACGATGCCGCCACGGTCGCCGCCCGTTTCCAGGGTGAGCAGGACGGCATGACCTACTCGCGCCTGCAGAACCCGACGGTGGCGATGCTGGAGGAGCGCATCGCCCTCCTCGAAGGCGCGGAGGCGTGCCGCACGCAGGCCACCGGCATGGCGGCGATGACGGCGGCGCTGCTGTGCCAGCTTTCGGCGGGCGACCACATGGTGAGCGCGCGCGCCGCCTTCGGTTCGTGCCGCTGGCTGGGCGACCACCTGCTGCCGCGCTTCGGCGTGGAGGTGACGCTCGTCGATGCGGGCGACACGGCGCAGTGGGAGGCGGCGATCCGTCCGAACACCAAGGTATTCTTCTTCGAGACCCCAGCCAACCCGACGATGGGCGTGGCCGACCTTGCCGCCATCGCCGAGATCGCCAAGGCGCACGGCATCACCACGGTGGTCGACAATGCCTTCTGTTCGCCCGCGCTCCAGCGGCCGATGGAATTCGGCATCGACGTCGTGGCCTATTCGGCGACCAAGCTGATGGACGGGCAGGGCCGCGTGCTGGCCGGCGCCGTCTGCGGCTCGGAGCAGTTCATCAACGACGTGCTGCTGCCGTTCCAGCGCAACACCGGGCCGAACCTCTCGCCGTTCAACGCCTGGGTCGTGCTCAAGGGCCTCGAAACGCTGGACCTGCGCGCCAGGAAGCAAAGCGAGAACGCGCTGGCGCTGGGCAAGTTCATGGAAGATCGCGTGCCCACGATCCTGCATCCCTGGCTCGACAGCCACCCGGCGCAGGCGCTGGCGATGAAGCAGATGGACGCCTGCGGGCCGATCTTCTCCTTCGTGCTCGACGGCGGGCGCGAGCAGGCGCACGGCCTTCTCGACGCGCTGCAACTGATCGACATCTCGAACAACATCGGCGACTCGCGCTCGCTGATGTGCCACCCGGCCTCGACCACGCACCACAACATGGGGCCGGAAGGGCGCGAGGCCATGGGCATCGGCGAGGGCATGCTGCGCATCAACGTCGGGCTCGAGGATATCGACGATCTGATCGAGGACATGGACCAGGCGCTGAAGGCGGTGGGTCTCTGAATCCGGCATAAGACGCTGGGGCTTCGACCCTTCGACAAGCTCAGGGTGAGCGGAGGTAATGTAAAAGCCTCTCAATCCCGCTCAGGCTGAGCTTGTCGAAGCCCCCGGCGACGGGGCACCCCATCACCCAACCCGTCGTTGCACACACCGAAGGAACTGGTGCATTTCTACACGGTTGTAGCCTGCATCAATCGTGGCTAGGTTGCCCCCGTCATGAAGGAACTGTTCCAGCATAGCGCCATCACCGACGGCCTTACCGTTCGCGTCGCCGTCAATTTCCTGCCCGAGCAATCGCGCATCGAGGCGGGGAAGTGGTTCTGGGTGTACCATATCCGGATCGAGAACGAGACGGACCACACCCTCCAGCTCATGACCCGCCACTGGCGCATCACCGACGCCACCGGCAAGGTCGACGTGGTGGAGGGAGAGGGCGTCGTCGGCGAACAGCCGGTGCTCGAACCCGGCCGCAGCCACGACTACGTCTCGGGCTGCCCGCTTTCGACGCCGCAGGGCTCGATGGAGGGGTACTACACCTTCCGCCGTGACGACGGGTACGAGTTCCGGGCCAACATCCCGTTCTTCCCGCTCGCCGCGCCCGCCACCGCAGGCTGATCCTAAAGCGCTGTTTCTTGCGCGGGCGCTTGCCTGTGCGATGCCCCGCGCATAGGGAAGCGGCATGAAGCGCACGCATCTGCCCCTCAACGCCCTGCGCGTCTTCGACGCGGCGGCGCGCCACCTTTCCTTTACCCGCGCGGCGGACGAACTGGCGGTGACGCCTGCCGCCGTCGGCCAGCAGATCCGCGCGCTGGAAGACCTGCTCGGCGTGGTGCTGTTCCGCCGCACCAGCAAGGGCCTCGAGCTGACCGAGGAGGCGAGCGGCGGCCTTGCCGCCCTGC includes these proteins:
- a CDS encoding trans-sulfuration enzyme family protein, whose translation is MKRTTGQDRSQTRNWRPATRAIRGGTWRSEMGETSEALFLTSGYSYDDAATVAARFQGEQDGMTYSRLQNPTVAMLEERIALLEGAEACRTQATGMAAMTAALLCQLSAGDHMVSARAAFGSCRWLGDHLLPRFGVEVTLVDAGDTAQWEAAIRPNTKVFFFETPANPTMGVADLAAIAEIAKAHGITTVVDNAFCSPALQRPMEFGIDVVAYSATKLMDGQGRVLAGAVCGSEQFINDVLLPFQRNTGPNLSPFNAWVVLKGLETLDLRARKQSENALALGKFMEDRVPTILHPWLDSHPAQALAMKQMDACGPIFSFVLDGGREQAHGLLDALQLIDISNNIGDSRSLMCHPASTTHHNMGPEGREAMGIGEGMLRINVGLEDIDDLIEDMDQALKAVGL
- the apaG gene encoding Co2+/Mg2+ efflux protein ApaG → MKELFQHSAITDGLTVRVAVNFLPEQSRIEAGKWFWVYHIRIENETDHTLQLMTRHWRITDATGKVDVVEGEGVVGEQPVLEPGRSHDYVSGCPLSTPQGSMEGYYTFRRDDGYEFRANIPFFPLAAPATAG